In Bradyrhizobium sp. CCBAU 051011, the following are encoded in one genomic region:
- the hypD gene encoding hydrogenase formation protein HypD, with product MKYVDEFRDKTIAQGLARAIAAEAESQREYRFMEFCGGHTHAISRYGLEDILPANVRMIHGPGCPVCVLPASRIDMAIRLTELPQVTLCIYGDLMRVPGSQGKSLLSAKAYGADIRMVYSTLDAIRIAEHAPSREVVFFAIGFETTTPATAAMIRLAEKKWLKNVSVFCNHVLTPAAMHSILEGQDIHNGGRIEIDGFLGPAHVSTIIGTKPYEVLAEKFGKPIVIGGFEPLDMMQAILMLVRQVNESRYEVENQYSRGVTREGNRRAQEEVSDIFELRDQFEWRGLGLVPHSGLKLKQAYAQFDAEMRFAMHEVRVADNPACECGAILRGVKRPIDCKLFGTVCTPEIPIGSCMVSSEGACAAHWTYGRFRDDQLRRA from the coding sequence ATGAAGTATGTCGACGAATTTCGCGACAAGACCATCGCGCAGGGGCTCGCGCGTGCGATTGCCGCCGAAGCCGAGTCGCAAAGGGAATATCGGTTCATGGAGTTCTGCGGCGGACACACGCATGCGATTTCCCGCTATGGTCTGGAGGATATACTGCCTGCGAATGTTCGCATGATCCATGGGCCCGGTTGTCCCGTCTGTGTTCTCCCCGCCAGCCGGATCGACATGGCGATCAGGCTCACCGAGCTGCCGCAGGTCACTCTCTGTATTTATGGCGACTTGATGCGCGTGCCCGGCTCGCAGGGAAAATCCCTGCTGAGCGCCAAGGCGTACGGCGCCGACATACGGATGGTCTACTCGACGCTCGATGCGATACGGATCGCCGAACATGCGCCGAGCCGGGAGGTGGTCTTTTTCGCTATTGGATTTGAGACCACGACACCGGCGACAGCGGCGATGATCCGGCTTGCCGAGAAGAAATGGCTGAAGAATGTTAGTGTGTTCTGCAATCACGTGCTAACTCCCGCCGCGATGCATAGCATTCTCGAGGGTCAGGATATCCATAATGGCGGGCGGATTGAAATTGATGGCTTCCTTGGACCTGCGCATGTTAGCACCATCATCGGCACGAAGCCTTACGAGGTCCTCGCAGAAAAATTCGGCAAGCCGATCGTGATCGGGGGATTCGAACCGCTCGATATGATGCAGGCGATTCTGATGCTGGTGCGGCAGGTGAACGAAAGCCGATATGAGGTGGAGAACCAATACAGCCGTGGGGTGACGCGCGAAGGCAATCGGCGCGCCCAGGAAGAGGTGTCGGATATCTTCGAACTGCGTGACCAGTTCGAATGGCGCGGGCTCGGGCTCGTCCCCCATAGCGGACTGAAGCTAAAGCAGGCTTACGCTCAATTCGATGCAGAGATGCGTTTCGCGATGCACGAAGTGCGTGTCGCCGACAATCCGGCGTGCGAGTGCGGGGCCATCCTGCGCGGCGTGAAGAGGCCGATCGACTGCAAGCTGTTCGGAACCGTCTGCACGCCGGAAATCCCGATAGGATCCTGCATGGTCTCATCGGAAGGCGCCTGTGCCGCGCATTGGACGTATGGACGGTTTCGCGATGATCAGTTGAGGCGGGCGTGA
- a CDS encoding response regulator transcription factor produces the protein MSTPPLIAIVDDDGSVRAAINNLLKSHGYIVHTFVSAEEFLRSPHLNGTSCVIADVQMSIMSGLDLLAHMRDHGYGAPFIFITAFPDDRVRARALSAGAICFLAKPFAGQHLIRCLDTALDKHRGGASA, from the coding sequence TTGTCCACGCCTCCGCTCATTGCCATCGTCGACGACGACGGTTCAGTTCGTGCTGCGATAAATAACCTTTTGAAGTCCCACGGCTATATCGTTCATACATTTGTGTCGGCCGAGGAGTTCTTGCGCTCGCCCCACCTGAACGGAACATCGTGTGTGATTGCGGATGTGCAGATGTCGATTATGAGCGGCTTGGACCTGCTGGCACATATGCGGGACCATGGCTACGGTGCACCCTTCATTTTCATCACTGCCTTTCCCGATGATCGCGTTCGCGCGCGTGCGCTGAGCGCCGGAGCGATTTGCTTCCTGGCCAAGCCCTTCGCCGGACAGCACTTGATCAGGTGCCTCGATACTGCACTGGATAAGCATCGCGGCGGAGCCAGCGCATGA
- a CDS encoding carbohydrate porin — translation MHGYFVVATAVTDVFSFRSTTKQRGLALALSLAASLVGSPAPAQKANGLKPERNIPDEVAKRGIERDSDSATEFQTRQLKRATRLVSSSALAQNSSVPAAKRGSADEIAKNRTQKEIDPFAKFENLREKGMWLNIPGPADTIDQDKAGVRSALADVGIGYVGGTVVSVIDNQLPNAARATTANQLYMGQNPTFSTVSFMIVTYDLSRFGIPDGQIIVGAEQQYWTWKPGGPDRAGLNTLAYYQTFFDRKLELKIGYLRNVNEFAGTLVGGNAGASVLAPSSNILYQAGMSNNAAPTPALNVKYNFNDHLYDKVSIQRSISPDGQYAQIIENPTGLSWSTANTGILLLDEVGYKNKAAPGVPETWLRAGAGFNNSSYKNLQYPQQSRAEANSVYYVAADRQLWQADVQGSASRGIYGGFSVMCAPPDLNKVSQYYELRLYAKGLFDSRPSDQIAIVATNTVWSNFAVDAALAKGNLVHRDSTAILGTYTAHLTPGIYASVGLAYINNPTSITHTRQTGHALNLLVSTSIFF, via the coding sequence ATGCATGGTTACTTTGTCGTGGCGACCGCTGTGACAGACGTTTTCAGCTTTCGATCAACTACGAAGCAAAGAGGGCTTGCTCTCGCACTCTCCCTAGCTGCGAGCCTCGTCGGCAGTCCGGCGCCGGCACAGAAGGCCAATGGGCTTAAGCCAGAACGCAACATTCCAGATGAGGTTGCTAAAAGAGGAATTGAGAGGGACTCTGATTCCGCCACAGAATTCCAAACCCGCCAGCTCAAACGAGCAACGCGTCTCGTCTCTAGCTCAGCGCTAGCACAAAATTCCAGTGTGCCTGCCGCAAAGCGCGGCAGTGCGGATGAAATTGCTAAGAACAGAACTCAAAAGGAGATCGACCCATTCGCAAAGTTCGAGAACCTCCGCGAAAAAGGTATGTGGCTCAATATCCCTGGTCCTGCCGATACGATAGATCAGGATAAAGCTGGCGTTAGATCCGCGCTGGCAGACGTCGGGATCGGCTACGTTGGGGGGACAGTAGTCAGCGTCATAGACAATCAACTGCCAAATGCAGCCAGAGCCACCACCGCCAATCAGCTATATATGGGCCAGAATCCGACATTTAGTACCGTAAGTTTCATGATAGTGACCTACGATCTCAGCCGCTTTGGAATTCCCGATGGTCAGATCATCGTGGGAGCCGAGCAGCAATACTGGACATGGAAACCCGGCGGGCCAGATAGAGCAGGTCTCAATACGTTGGCCTACTACCAGACGTTCTTCGACAGAAAACTCGAACTCAAAATCGGCTATCTCAGAAATGTAAATGAGTTCGCAGGCACATTGGTTGGAGGGAATGCAGGAGCAAGCGTTTTGGCGCCCTCGTCGAATATCCTGTATCAAGCTGGCATGAGCAACAATGCCGCGCCTACGCCAGCTCTCAACGTGAAGTACAATTTTAATGATCACCTATATGACAAGGTCTCAATCCAGCGTTCAATCAGTCCAGACGGTCAGTATGCGCAGATCATCGAAAATCCCACCGGCTTAAGCTGGAGCACCGCCAACACGGGCATTCTTTTGCTTGATGAAGTTGGCTACAAGAACAAGGCTGCTCCGGGCGTACCTGAGACCTGGTTGCGGGCGGGCGCCGGTTTCAATAACAGCAGCTACAAGAACTTGCAGTATCCGCAGCAATCGAGAGCCGAGGCGAACAGCGTCTACTACGTCGCAGCGGACAGGCAGCTCTGGCAGGCTGATGTACAGGGCTCGGCATCTCGTGGTATCTATGGTGGGTTCTCGGTAATGTGCGCTCCACCTGACTTAAACAAAGTCAGTCAATATTACGAGCTTCGTCTCTATGCGAAGGGACTGTTTGACAGCCGGCCCAGTGATCAGATTGCTATTGTTGCCACTAACACCGTCTGGAGCAACTTTGCAGTGGACGCTGCCTTGGCTAAAGGGAATCTCGTGCATCGCGACAGCACAGCGATCTTGGGTACCTATACCGCGCATCTGACACCCGGGATATATGCAAGTGTAGGACTGGCATACATCAACAACCCGACGAGCATTACACACACACGCCAAACGGGACATGCTCTGAATTTGTTGGTGTCTACCTCGATATTCTTCTAA
- the hemN gene encoding oxygen-independent coproporphyrinogen III oxidase: protein MQASIQKKYCDARLPWYTIYPTVPEFSKEVGAQDCEKWLRRLPPDEPVSLYLHIPFCRSICWYCGFPTASTRRDAPVLNYLSVLREEIRLVAEQAPQALPVSDVHFGGGTPTLVAPADFLALMELLRRRFAFRKTATIAVEIDPRTFTVQMAEALGAAGVNRASLGVQSFDPIVQKAINRVQSKAQTAAAVEILRQHGISRINLDLIFGLPHQTVQSCVESATMAVAMRPNRVAVFGYAHVPSYMKRQRLIDEAALPDSAARADQAAAVADTLVAAGYLQIGLDHFALPDDELALAQKASRLRRNSLGYSADTCKTLIGFGTSAIGRLGDGYVQNDVATGSYSGHIRAGRLATSKGYRLTDEDRVRAAIIERLMCDLEADVPAICTNHGFHAVPFLDSAERLAMLAEDGIIDIEKGFIRVRQEHRFVIRAVAAAFDAYLNRSPY, encoded by the coding sequence TTGCAGGCCTCAATCCAGAAAAAGTATTGCGATGCCCGCCTGCCTTGGTACACCATCTATCCAACCGTGCCAGAGTTCTCCAAGGAGGTCGGTGCACAGGACTGTGAGAAATGGCTGAGGCGGCTGCCGCCTGACGAGCCCGTGTCGCTCTATCTCCACATTCCGTTCTGCCGATCGATCTGCTGGTATTGCGGCTTTCCTACGGCCAGCACTCGCCGGGATGCGCCGGTCCTCAATTATTTGTCGGTGCTGCGTGAGGAGATCCGTTTGGTCGCGGAGCAAGCGCCGCAAGCGCTGCCAGTGAGCGACGTGCACTTCGGCGGCGGAACGCCGACCCTCGTCGCGCCAGCGGATTTCCTGGCTCTGATGGAGCTCCTGCGCCGCCGTTTCGCTTTCAGGAAAACGGCTACGATCGCCGTCGAGATCGACCCGCGCACGTTCACGGTCCAGATGGCCGAAGCCTTAGGAGCAGCCGGCGTGAACCGCGCGAGCCTCGGCGTGCAGAGCTTCGATCCCATCGTTCAAAAAGCGATCAACCGGGTCCAGAGTAAGGCGCAGACCGCCGCTGCCGTCGAAATTCTTCGCCAGCACGGAATAAGCCGCATCAACTTGGACCTTATTTTCGGTCTCCCACATCAGACGGTGCAGTCCTGCGTCGAGAGCGCGACGATGGCGGTCGCCATGCGCCCGAACCGGGTTGCGGTTTTCGGCTACGCGCACGTTCCTTCGTATATGAAACGTCAGCGCCTGATCGATGAGGCGGCGCTGCCGGACAGTGCTGCCCGCGCCGACCAGGCTGCGGCCGTGGCCGATACGCTGGTCGCTGCCGGCTACCTCCAAATCGGGCTTGACCATTTTGCCTTGCCGGACGATGAGCTCGCTCTGGCGCAGAAGGCCAGTCGGCTGCGGCGTAATTCCTTGGGTTACTCGGCCGACACCTGCAAAACCCTGATCGGCTTCGGCACGTCGGCCATCGGCCGTCTCGGCGACGGTTACGTCCAGAACGATGTTGCAACAGGCTCGTACAGCGGGCACATCAGAGCAGGCCGTCTGGCGACGTCAAAAGGCTACCGGCTCACCGATGAAGACCGCGTCCGAGCCGCGATCATCGAGCGGCTAATGTGCGATCTGGAGGCCGATGTGCCGGCAATCTGTACCAACCACGGATTTCATGCGGTCCCTTTTCTGGATTCAGCTGAACGCTTGGCGATGCTTGCCGAGGACGGGATAATCGACATCGAAAAGGGTTTCATCCGCGTGAGGCAGGAGCACCGCTTTGTGATTCGTGCTGTTGCTGCCGCATTCGACGCTTATCTCAACCGTTCACCTTATTAA
- the hypA gene encoding hydrogenase maturation nickel metallochaperone HypA yields the protein MHEMALCEGIVEIVEEEARRRSFSSVKTVCLEIGALSHVAPEAMKFCFAAVAARTIANGAVIEVVELPGVAWCMACSRSVEIAQRYEPCPCCGSYQLQVTAGEEMRVKELEVD from the coding sequence ATGCATGAAATGGCGCTTTGTGAGGGTATCGTCGAGATCGTCGAGGAGGAGGCGCGCCGACGATCGTTTTCCAGCGTGAAGACCGTGTGTCTGGAGATCGGGGCGCTGAGCCATGTCGCTCCCGAAGCGATGAAGTTCTGCTTTGCGGCCGTTGCCGCGCGGACCATCGCCAATGGCGCGGTTATTGAGGTCGTCGAATTGCCTGGTGTCGCCTGGTGCATGGCCTGTTCGAGGAGCGTTGAAATTGCGCAACGCTATGAGCCGTGTCCCTGCTGCGGCAGCTATCAGCTGCAGGTGACCGCGGGCGAAGAGATGCGGGTCAAAGAGCTGGAGGTCGACTAA
- the hypE gene encoding hydrogenase expression/formation protein HypE — protein MRATAYQRKIDIKNGRVDLSHGAGGRAMAQLISGLFHEAFGNEWLARVNDQAAFHVGAGRMVMTTDGYVVSPLFFPGGNIGSLAVHGTINDVAMGGARPLYLSATFIIEEGFRFSDLKTIADSMGEAARTAGVYIITGDTKVVERGKADGLFISMTGVGVLADGLDLSAEKARVGDRVLVSGSLGDHGAAIMSRRQNLAYETEIVSDSAALHDLVALMVAVGGSSIRVMRDPTRGGLAAMLNEIAHQSGLGFRLQEEAIPVKPAVAAACELFGLDPLHVANEGKLVAIVAPDMANAVLAAMRAHPLGRDAADIGEAVTDNHQFVQLSTSFGGVRIVDWLWGEQLPRIC, from the coding sequence ATGAGGGCAACGGCCTACCAACGCAAGATCGATATCAAGAACGGGCGGGTCGACCTGTCCCACGGCGCGGGGGGGCGCGCGATGGCTCAGCTGATCTCCGGCCTGTTTCACGAAGCCTTCGGCAATGAATGGCTCGCCCGCGTCAACGATCAGGCGGCCTTCCATGTTGGCGCTGGCAGAATGGTGATGACGACCGATGGCTATGTCGTTTCGCCGCTGTTCTTTCCCGGCGGCAATATCGGATCGCTCGCGGTCCACGGCACGATCAATGATGTCGCGATGGGCGGCGCGCGTCCGCTCTATCTTTCGGCAACTTTCATCATCGAGGAGGGCTTCCGCTTCTCGGATCTGAAGACGATTGCGGATTCGATGGGCGAGGCCGCGCGTACCGCCGGCGTTTATATCATCACGGGTGACACCAAGGTCGTCGAGCGCGGGAAGGCGGACGGCCTGTTCATCTCGATGACGGGGGTCGGGGTTTTGGCCGATGGGCTCGATCTCTCCGCGGAGAAGGCAAGGGTCGGCGACCGCGTGCTGGTCTCCGGCAGTCTAGGCGACCATGGTGCAGCGATCATGTCGAGGCGCCAGAATCTCGCTTACGAGACCGAGATCGTCTCGGATTCCGCAGCGCTGCATGATCTCGTAGCTCTAATGGTTGCGGTCGGCGGCAGCAGCATCCGGGTGATGCGTGACCCCACGCGCGGCGGTCTTGCGGCGATGCTCAACGAGATTGCGCATCAGTCGGGCCTCGGGTTCCGTCTGCAGGAAGAGGCCATTCCGGTGAAGCCGGCGGTTGCCGCCGCTTGCGAACTCTTTGGGCTTGATCCGCTACACGTCGCCAACGAGGGCAAGCTCGTTGCCATCGTGGCGCCTGACATGGCCAATGCCGTGCTTGCAGCTATGAGAGCGCATCCGCTGGGGCGCGATGCGGCTGATATCGGCGAGGCCGTTACCGACAATCATCAGTTTGTGCAGCTGTCAACCAGCTTTGGTGGCGTGCGAATTGTCGATTGGCTATGGGGAGAACAATTGCCGCGGATCTGTTGA
- the hypF gene encoding carbamoyltransferase HypF: protein MSASSDAIIRGGTRLRVRISGAVQGVGFRPYVYGLATRYGLTGFVANDPDGVIIEVEGDRTCEFVAALPRERPPLARINHISVQEIGALAAKDFSIRASEHGRVSTRILADTATCQQCLDELFDPNSRYYLYPFINCSHCGPRYTIAKRLPYDRRNTAMREFAMCAACAGEYADPASRRFHAEAIACPTCGPRLSHGINDIAAAIDCGQIVAIKGVGGYQLLCDARNHDAVQRLRKKKQRDQKPFAVMVGSVEQVSEIAEANAAELPLLESIARPIVLLPSRNNLAPAIAPGLSRVGIMLPVAPLHHLIFHALRSTGAWDGVEGPVIVSTSANPGGEPLPIDNAEALRRLAGIADLIVTHDRDILTRADDSVVAVVAGRRQFIRRARGYVPEPIRLARSVLPVLAVGGALKSTITVTRGSEAFVSQHIGDLDTAEGIRFFEETIRHLTSTLDIDPVVIAHDLHPNMATTRFAEASGRALVAVQHHHAHAAAVIAEHGLGRPTLALLLDGYGYGSDGGNWGGELLLCEGAGFRRIGHLAPLQMPGGDRAAREPWRMASAIFHLLGRKNEIGLRFAAQPQAERLPSLLDQPSVTTTTSAGRLFDAAAALLGIATLQSYEGEAAMKLEARVRRTAVLEAGWMIDGHVLSFRPLFARLIADNVGATEGAGLFHGTFAAACVDWVARAARTTGVATVVLSGGCFLNAVLVEEIQRGCIAAGLTPLLPQQVPPNDGGLSLGQAWIAALQIAERPSVLEGIA, encoded by the coding sequence ATGAGCGCGAGCAGCGACGCCATCATCCGCGGCGGAACGCGGCTGCGGGTGCGCATCAGTGGCGCCGTGCAGGGTGTCGGCTTTCGTCCTTATGTATATGGTCTCGCTACCCGCTATGGGTTGACCGGGTTCGTCGCCAACGATCCCGATGGCGTGATCATCGAGGTTGAGGGCGACCGTACGTGCGAGTTTGTCGCCGCTTTGCCACGCGAAAGGCCTCCATTGGCGCGGATCAACCACATCTCCGTTCAGGAGATTGGCGCGCTTGCGGCGAAAGACTTTTCGATCCGCGCCAGCGAACACGGGAGGGTGTCGACCCGAATCCTCGCCGATACCGCGACATGCCAGCAATGTCTTGATGAGTTGTTCGACCCGAACAGCCGATATTACCTCTATCCCTTCATCAACTGCTCTCATTGCGGCCCTCGCTATACCATCGCCAAACGGCTTCCCTACGATCGCCGGAACACTGCGATGAGGGAGTTTGCGATGTGTGCCGCCTGCGCGGGCGAATATGCCGATCCGGCGAGCCGCAGGTTTCATGCGGAAGCGATTGCCTGTCCGACATGCGGTCCTCGGCTCAGTCATGGGATCAACGATATTGCCGCGGCGATCGACTGCGGCCAAATCGTCGCGATAAAGGGAGTGGGCGGGTACCAGTTGCTTTGCGACGCTCGCAACCATGACGCCGTGCAGCGTTTGCGCAAGAAGAAGCAGCGCGACCAGAAGCCGTTCGCGGTCATGGTTGGTTCCGTAGAGCAGGTCAGCGAGATTGCGGAGGCGAATGCCGCCGAGCTCCCACTGCTCGAATCCATCGCCCGCCCGATCGTTCTCCTGCCGTCGCGCAACAATCTGGCGCCGGCGATAGCCCCCGGCCTGTCGCGCGTAGGCATCATGCTGCCGGTGGCCCCGTTGCATCACCTCATCTTCCATGCGCTTCGTTCGACAGGTGCATGGGATGGGGTTGAAGGTCCGGTCATTGTCAGCACCAGTGCTAATCCCGGCGGCGAACCGCTCCCGATCGACAACGCGGAGGCGCTGCGGCGGCTCGCGGGCATCGCCGATCTTATTGTGACCCATGATCGCGATATTCTGACGCGCGCCGATGATTCCGTGGTGGCGGTGGTGGCGGGGCGGCGTCAATTCATTCGTCGCGCCCGCGGCTATGTTCCCGAACCGATCCGGCTTGCGAGGTCTGTGCTGCCCGTGCTCGCCGTAGGCGGCGCGTTGAAATCGACCATCACGGTTACACGGGGCAGTGAGGCCTTCGTCTCCCAGCACATCGGCGATCTCGATACGGCTGAAGGCATCCGATTCTTTGAGGAGACGATCCGGCACCTCACATCGACCCTCGACATCGATCCTGTCGTCATTGCCCATGATCTGCATCCCAACATGGCGACCACCCGATTTGCGGAAGCAAGCGGCCGCGCACTGGTCGCTGTCCAGCATCACCACGCGCACGCTGCCGCCGTCATCGCGGAGCATGGCCTTGGGCGGCCTACGCTCGCCCTTCTCCTCGACGGCTATGGTTATGGCTCCGACGGCGGCAACTGGGGTGGCGAGCTATTGTTGTGCGAAGGTGCCGGGTTTCGAAGGATCGGGCATCTCGCGCCCTTGCAAATGCCTGGCGGAGATCGCGCAGCCCGCGAGCCTTGGCGCATGGCGAGCGCAATATTTCACTTGCTGGGGCGGAAAAACGAAATCGGGCTGCGCTTTGCAGCACAGCCGCAGGCCGAACGTCTGCCGTCATTGCTCGATCAACCCAGCGTGACGACTACGACCAGCGCGGGCCGGCTGTTCGACGCAGCAGCGGCGCTGCTGGGGATCGCGACTTTGCAGAGCTATGAGGGCGAAGCCGCGATGAAGCTAGAGGCGCGTGTGCGGCGGACTGCGGTGCTTGAAGCGGGCTGGATGATCGATGGCCACGTGCTGTCCTTTCGCCCGCTGTTTGCGCGCTTGATTGCAGACAACGTCGGCGCCACGGAGGGAGCCGGGCTGTTTCATGGCACGTTTGCCGCGGCCTGCGTTGACTGGGTCGCGCGCGCGGCCCGGACAACTGGCGTTGCCACCGTCGTTCTGAGCGGCGGCTGCTTCCTGAACGCGGTACTAGTGGAAGAAATCCAGCGGGGTTGCATTGCGGCCGGCCTCACTCCGCTGCTCCCACAGCAGGTTCCGCCCAATGACGGTGGCTTGAGCCTCGGACAAGCCTGGATCGCCGCTCTGCAGATTGCAGAACGACCGTCAGTCCTGGAAGGAATAGCCTGA
- a CDS encoding HypC/HybG/HupF family hydrogenase formation chaperone: MCLSVPAEVTKILPDDLAIVSIDGIRKEISIALIDDLAVGDYVLVHVGYALARIDPAEAEHTLQLLQELGSVGRELQS; encoded by the coding sequence ATGTGTCTCTCGGTACCAGCTGAGGTCACGAAGATTCTCCCCGACGACCTTGCCATCGTATCCATCGACGGCATCAGGAAGGAGATATCGATTGCGCTCATCGACGATCTCGCGGTCGGGGACTACGTCCTTGTCCATGTCGGCTACGCCCTGGCTAGAATCGACCCGGCGGAGGCCGAGCACACGCTGCAGCTCCTACAGGAGCTAGGCAGCGTGGGGCGGGAGCTCCAGTCATGA
- the hypB gene encoding hydrogenase nickel incorporation protein HypB has protein sequence MCTVCGCSEGTPSIERANAQSAQTQGDHHDHTHDHYGHHHDHMHCGQKVHDSHNHYHGHGPHHDHSGQHAQRGGALVDCGADPAGLKIAGMSSKRAIQIERDILGKNNRIAADNRARFLADDLLVFNLVSSPGAGKTSLLVRAVSELKGSRPVGVIEGDQQTSNDADRIRATGVPAIQINTGKGCHLDAAMVGEGYRRLPPLKGGILFIENVGNLVCPAAFDLGEACKIVVFSTADGEDKPLKYPDMFAASSLMLINKIDLAPVIDFDLAQTIEYARRVNPNIEVLTVSARTGEGFVGLYAWIRKQAAHQRSPVEDASR, from the coding sequence ATGTGTACTGTATGTGGCTGTAGCGAAGGAACGCCCTCCATCGAACGCGCCAACGCCCAAAGTGCGCAAACCCAGGGCGATCACCATGATCATACGCATGATCACTACGGTCACCACCATGATCATATGCATTGCGGTCAAAAGGTGCATGATTCTCACAACCATTACCACGGCCATGGTCCCCATCATGATCATAGCGGTCAGCATGCTCAGCGCGGAGGGGCGCTTGTGGATTGCGGCGCCGACCCGGCCGGCTTGAAGATCGCGGGTATGAGCAGCAAGCGAGCCATTCAGATCGAGCGCGATATCCTCGGCAAGAACAACAGGATCGCCGCCGACAACCGCGCGCGCTTTTTGGCCGATGACCTGCTCGTGTTCAACCTTGTTTCCAGTCCGGGCGCGGGCAAAACCTCGCTGCTCGTCCGCGCCGTCTCCGAGCTCAAGGGTAGCCGCCCGGTTGGTGTCATCGAGGGCGACCAGCAGACCTCGAACGATGCCGATCGCATTCGCGCAACCGGCGTGCCCGCAATCCAGATCAATACCGGCAAGGGCTGCCATCTCGATGCTGCGATGGTCGGCGAGGGTTATCGCCGCTTGCCGCCGCTCAAGGGCGGTATTCTCTTCATCGAGAATGTCGGGAATCTAGTGTGTCCCGCGGCGTTCGATCTCGGCGAGGCCTGTAAGATCGTGGTGTTCTCGACCGCCGATGGTGAAGACAAGCCGCTCAAATATCCGGATATGTTCGCCGCATCGTCGCTGATGCTGATCAACAAGATTGATCTGGCGCCGGTGATCGACTTCGATTTAGCCCAAACCATCGAATATGCGAGACGCGTCAATCCGAACATTGAGGTGCTGACGGTTTCGGCGCGTACGGGCGAGGGCTTTGTCGGGCTCTACGCTTGGATCCGGAAACAGGCTGCGCATCAGAGGAGTCCCGTCGAGGACGCATCGCGATGA
- a CDS encoding response regulator transcription factor: MTGRSDLPHQTVKVEEPSGRAIVFVIDDDVSMRRSLSNLFQSVNLDVAAFGSAQEMLQGKLPEVASCLVLDVRLPGLSGLELQTELAKLNLHIPIIFITGHGDIPMSVKAMKGGAVDFLTKPFRDQELLDAVVAATERDRKRREVEKTVANLQSLYDTLSSREQAVMKLVAAGLMNKQVAAELELAEITVKIYRGRVMKKMGARTLADLIRMAEALGICSNHPE, from the coding sequence GTGACCGGGCGCTCCGACTTGCCGCACCAAACCGTAAAGGTCGAGGAGCCCAGCGGAAGGGCGATCGTGTTCGTGATCGATGACGACGTCTCAATGCGTCGTTCGCTCTCGAATCTTTTTCAATCGGTGAACTTGGACGTTGCTGCGTTCGGATCGGCTCAGGAAATGTTGCAGGGAAAGCTTCCGGAGGTCGCCAGCTGCCTCGTCCTTGACGTCAGACTGCCAGGATTGAGTGGCCTCGAGCTGCAGACCGAGCTAGCCAAGTTGAACCTTCACATTCCGATTATTTTCATCACTGGCCATGGCGACATTCCAATGAGCGTCAAGGCGATGAAGGGCGGAGCGGTCGACTTCCTTACCAAGCCGTTTCGCGATCAGGAGCTGCTTGATGCCGTCGTCGCCGCGACCGAACGGGATCGCAAGAGGCGGGAGGTTGAGAAGACAGTTGCGAACCTGCAGTCCTTGTACGACACCTTAAGCTCACGCGAACAGGCAGTTATGAAACTGGTCGCCGCCGGGCTTATGAACAAACAAGTAGCCGCAGAGCTCGAGCTCGCCGAAATCACCGTCAAGATCTATCGCGGGCGGGTGATGAAGAAAATGGGCGCGCGGACGCTGGCCGATTTAATCAGAATGGCTGAGGCCCTCGGAATTTGTTCCAACCACCCCGAATAA